Part of the Rhodothermales bacterium genome, CCTGGGCACCAGCACGGACGGCATCCGGTTCGACCGCGAGCCCGATCCGATCTTCGAGCCGTCGGACCCGTGGGAGCTGCCGGGCGGCACCGAGGATCCGCGCATCGTGCATATCGACGGCACCTATTACCTCACCTACACCGGCTACGACGGGGAAACCGCCCGGCTGGGGATGGCGACATCGACCGACCTCCACACCTGGACGAAACACGGTCCCCTCTTCCCGGAACGCGGCTGGACGAAGTCCGGCGCCATCCTGCCCGAGCCCATCGACGGCACCTACTGGATGTATTTCGGCGACACCAACATCTGGGCGGCGCACTCGACCGACCTCCTGCACTGGACCGTGGTCGAGGAGCCGGCCATCAAACCCCGGCCCGGGATGTTCGACAGCCGGCTCGTCGAGCCCGGCCCGCCGCCCCTGCTGACGGACGACGGCATCCTCCTCATCTACAACAGCGCCGACGAAAACCTGCAGTACGCCGCCGGCCAGGCGCTCTTCGATCCCCGCAACCCCGCCGTGCTGATCGACCGGACGGACGCGCCCTTCCTGGAAGTCACCAACGAACTCGAAAAATCCGGGCAGATCGCCAACGTCGTCTTCGCCGAAGGGCTCGTCGAAAAGAACGGCACCTGGTTTCTCTATTACGGGATGGGCGACTCCGGGATCGGCGTCGCCACCGCCAGGGTATCCCGGTA contains:
- a CDS encoding glycoside hydrolase family 130 protein; this encodes MSKYIPILVFLGLAAGCASPDAPADSQVDSGADSWTLGPFEKYAGNPILTPQGDTWEAKDIFNPAAWTDGETIYLIYRAEDSSGVGIWNGTSRIGLGTSTDGIRFDREPDPIFEPSDPWELPGGTEDPRIVHIDGTYYLTYTGYDGETARLGMATSTDLHTWTKHGPLFPERGWTKSGAILPEPIDGTYWMYFGDTNIWAAHSTDLLHWTVVEEPAIKPRPGMFDSRLVEPGPPPLLTDDGILLIYNSADENLQYAAGQALFDPRNPAVLIDRTDAPFLEVTNELEKSGQIANVVFAEGLVEKNGTWFLYYGMGDSGIGVATARVSR